One Mesorhizobium sp. L-2-11 genomic region harbors:
- the rplE gene encoding 50S ribosomal protein L5 yields the protein MAKAQTKQATAQNTPRLKQVYNETIRKALQEQFGYENEMQVPRIDKIVLNMGVGEATGDSKKPSIAAEDLALIAGQKAVVTHARNSIAGFKVREKMPIGAKVTLRKERMYEFLDRLVNIALPRVRDFRGLNPKSFDGRGNYAMGIKEHIVFPEINYDKVDQIWGMDVIVCTTAKTDDEARALLKAFNFPFRQ from the coding sequence ATGGCTAAGGCTCAAACCAAGCAGGCGACTGCCCAGAACACGCCGCGCCTCAAGCAGGTCTACAACGAGACCATCCGCAAGGCGCTGCAGGAGCAGTTCGGCTACGAGAACGAGATGCAGGTTCCGCGCATCGACAAGATCGTGCTGAACATGGGCGTCGGCGAGGCGACCGGCGATTCGAAGAAGCCTTCGATCGCCGCGGAAGATCTTGCACTGATCGCCGGCCAGAAGGCCGTCGTCACCCATGCGCGCAACTCGATCGCCGGCTTCAAGGTCCGCGAAAAGATGCCGATCGGCGCCAAGGTCACGCTGCGCAAGGAACGCATGTACGAGTTCCTCGACCGCCTGGTGAACATTGCGCTGCCGCGCGTCCGCGACTTCCGCGGACTCAATCCGAAGAGCTTCGATGGCCGTGGCAACTATGCCATGGGCATCAAGGAACACATCGTGTTCCCGGAGATCAACTACGACAAGGTTGATCAGATCTGGGGCATGGACGTCATCGTTTGTACGACTGCGAAGACGGACGACGAAGCCAGGGCATTGCTCAAGGCCTTCAACTTCCCCTTCCGCCAGTAA